The Coprobacillus cateniformis DNA window TACTTTTCAGCAATAGCACTTTCACTAATTCCAGTTGATAAAATAGTATGTTGATCAACAGGTCGCAATGGTAATCCCATTGCTAAACGTAATCTTTCACCAACGATTGCACGTTCTAGGAAAATACTTTCACGATAAGTCGCAACTTCTCCAGGAATAATCTTATATGGCAATTCTTCAATGACCGAATAATCTCCATCATATGCCATACGAGCAATTTCAGTAAAAATCTTTCGACGAATATCTGTAACTGATGAATAGACTCCTCTCATAACTCCATACCTCCTATTTCTCTTATATCATAACATTTTTACGTTTCAAGCAAAATAGAAAGAGTCTATAAGATAAAAAAAGAAAGACATTTTAACAAGTCTTCCTTACATATGTGATTATTTGGTCATCATAATTTCTTTTTTGAAATCGTAATTTTTCCAACAAACGTTGTGAAGCTATATTTTTCTGAAAAGGTTTAGCATAAACATATTGAACATTCTTCTCAATATACAACTGCTGTATAAACTTTTCAAGAGCAATTCCCATAATACCCTGATTCCAATAATGAACATCTAGCCAATAAGCAAGTTTTACAACATTTTGGCTATCAAAAAATCCACCTATACATCCAACAATTTCCCCATCCAAAAGAACAGCTTTCACATCATCATGAGACTGACTCAATATTTCCACCATTTTTACACATTCATCTAATGTTTTTGGAAAACCTTTATCCATATATTGATATAGTTCATGAGAAAAAGAGTGTTTATAAAATATTTCTCCATCATTTTTATTCCAACAACGAAATGTGATAGGCAGATACTTTTGATAAAGGATATCTCTTGCATCTTTTATATTTTGATGAGGATAGAGTAATTGATGATTTTCAAAAAGATAACGAATATATTCATAACAAGCTTTATCTAATGATATTTCAAGTCCTTTTTCAATGCGTTCTAGATAGGGTGGTATTCCTTCTTGATCCCAAGCAATTTTATCAGCTAAAAATAAGATCATATCATATGATGACGGACTCGCTTTTAAAGTTGTATGACAAGCAATAGCACTTAAAATACGTTCATCCCAAATATCAAATATATCTTGTGCAATCCATTGAGAGACCATTTGATGTAGCAAAAATGGATATTTCTCTTCTGCTTTATCTAATAAATAATTATTTTCAATAGCCATTTTTTTCATATCATTTGGATTTATTATCACACTTATGTCATGTAATAATGCACTTTGTAAACAGATATCCTCATTCACATGAAATTGTTTAGCTAATTGTTGGCTCTTTTGAGCAACTGCTAATATATGTTCTTTTGTTTTAATCTTATGATGTGAATCTAATAACTGACAAACATTGAAAACAAGACTTTCATTCTTTTCTATCATATTTACATCTACATACGCATTAAAATCAATCATCTTACTTACTCCTCTTCAATTTTATGAATAATAATGACAACAACTTGTAATGAGATATCTTTTCCTAGACAATCCAAACATTCTTCCCAATATATATAGAAAAACTATATGATCCAACCTATTTTCTCAAATGATAAGATATAGGATGTGTCTCTATATCAATGATTTGTTTCAATCAAAAACTTAACATTGATTTCTTTCCTTCCAAAATGAATTTAATGATTTCTTCTGTTTCAAAATGATCATAATCACCATCAGGATAATAATATATAATCCTCTGTGCCTCATTTCTCTTTTAGCACTCTAATCATTTTTCTTCACCATAAATCTTGATAAATTTAGCAAATGTGCGGACTCTTAACTTATTGAGCATATGATTATCACATGGAAACTTATAGCATTCAAAGCAACCATTAAATCTTTCTTTTTGACAGCATTGAAAACACTGACACTACTCTTTATCTTTACATCCAACTTTGCGACAACCTGGACAATCTTCTGCTTCACTACAAAGACAGCAAGCTAATCCACAATAAACCAATCCTTTTCTTCATTCACTATATTTTCTCCTTATGGCTTAATATAAGCAAATCCCTGATTTTGTTTGACAGCCAATTCAACAACGCCAGCTCTCACCACAAATACACCAAATATAAGTTGATGAGATGATAATGATTGTGCATTTAAAGCATTTTGACATGCAACAACCGTAACACCATTATCAATCATAAAAAGGATATCATGCTCAATATCACTCTCTTTTTTTAAATCAGTGACTGCAATACTATTTGCTAAAACCTCAATTTCAAATAATTCATTATTTTCTTGCGCATATGATAACATGTTTTTCACATTTGCTATACATTTTTGCCATTTCTCTAATTCGTCTACATGATAAATAACTTTCATATTCATTCTCCCCCATTATATTTATTTTTCATCATATCCTTAAGACTATATCGTATATGCTGATCTCTACCAATACATGTCTTAGAATACAATAAAGAATTCATAATTGCCTCTTCTCCAGCATCAATGGCTGCCCTAAAAACAAAATCAATACAATTTTCATGAATCTCTTGAATTGTCAAAAAATCCTGATGATATTGATGTGGTATCACTTGAGCTGTTGAAAAAGCAATCGCAATATCTCCACTCCCATTCCCAAGATGTGAACCTAAACGACTTAAGGGTACACTCATTCTTTTACAAACCCTTTTTAATTGTCGTGATGACATTGGAATATCAGTTGCAATAACCATTATAATTGAACCCTGCTCAAGAATATCAGAACTACACTCCTGATGAAAAGGTATAAAATCTTTCATTAAACCAAAATTGGATAGTACCAAAATACCAATAGTATAGTCTTTTTGATTCAGTGTCACAATACGTGAACCTGAACCAATTCCACCTTTCATCTCAAAACATGACATGCCACTTCCAGCACCCACGCTTCCCTGCTCAAATATAATATTAGCATTTTGAATGGCTTCAAAAACATGTTGCTGCGTAATTGCACATGCTCTAATATCATTTAAATAACCATCATTGCATTCACCAACCACAACATTAACTGTACCAGTCTCTTTACCGATTGTTTTATCAATTGATAACATATATTGAACCAATGCCTGCTGAACAGTTCCTACACTTAATGTATTTGTCAATGCAATAGGACTTTCTAATGTTCCCAACTCATTTATCTGGAGCAATCCTGTTGTCTTTCCAAAACCATTAATAACATGACTCGCAGCAATCAATTTGTTTTGAAAGATATTATCATGACTAGGTAACACCACAGTCACACCTGTATGCAAATGTTCACTTTCTAAAGTACAATGTCCAACTCTTATACCCTTTACATCTGTAATTGAATTATGTTTTCCTTTTTTCATATATCCCTCTCTTTTGATCTCAATGTATCTTATTATCAATTATACTTAATAATTCGACAAAAAACAATCAACACTTCTTCACACGTTTTTCTTTAAAAGATAAGAAGATGTGTTACAATAGAGAATAAAGAAATGAGGGATTGATATGTCAAAAACATTAGTATTAGCTGAAAAACCATCTGTTGGTAGAGATATTGCAAGAGTTTTAAAATGTCATAAAAAAATAAATGGAGCATTAGAAGGAAATCAATATATTGTGACTTGGGCATTAGGTCATTTGGTAACATTAGCTGATCCAGAAGCTTATGATAAAAAATATAAAAGTTGGAACATGGATGATTTACCTATTATGCCTAAAAAAGTTTCACTTGTTGTGATTGGAAAAACAGCGAAGCAATATAATGCGGTTAAAACCCAAATGTTACGTCAGGATGTCAAAGACATTGTCATTGCGACGGATGCAGGTCGTGAAGGTGAGTTGGTTGCAAGATGGATTATTGATAAAGCTCATGTCAAAAAACCTTTAAAACGATTATGGATTTCATCAGTAACAGATAAAGCTATTTTAGAAGGCTTTAAACATTTAAAAGATGCTAAGAATTATGAATCATTATATCAAAGTGCTTATAGTCGCAGTATTGCAGATTGGTTTGTTGGTATTAATGCAACACGTGCTCTCACATGTAAATATAATGCACAATTATCTTGCGGAAGAGTTCAAACGCCTACCCTTGCTATGATTGCAAAACAAGAAGATAATATTAAACATTTTGTATCTCAAGATTATTATGGAATAAAAGTTCTTGCAAATGATGTATGGTGGACTTGGCAATCTGCGCAAAAAGAAACACGTATTTTTTCACATGAAAAAGTAGTAACACTTCAGCAAAAAATTTGCAATCAACCACTAAAAGTGACTGATGTGAAAAAAACCTCTAAAAAAACTTATGCACCTTTGCTTTATGATTTAACAGAACTACAGCGTGATGCAAATAGGATATATGGATATTCCGCTAAAGAGACGCTTTCAATTATGCAAAACCTTTATGAATATCATAAGGTTTTAACATATCCTCGAACTGATTCTCGTTATTTAACAGATGATATTGTTGAAACAATTAAAGAAAGATTAGAAGCATCACGAGGTGGTGACTATGATAATATCATTCATAAGATTTTAAAGAAACGAATAAAGAAACAATCACACTTTGTCAACAATAGCAAGGTGAGTGATCACCATGCGATTATTCCAACTGAAGAACCAGCAATGTTAGGAAGTTTTACTGATGGAGAAAGCAAAATATATGACTTGGTTTTAAAGCGTTTCTTATCTGTTCTTTTACCTGCATATGAATATGAACAAACGATAATGACTGGTTCTATAGCAAATGAAATATTTATGACTAAGGGAAAAACTGAAAAAGCTATGGGTTGGAAAGAAGTTTATGGAAAAACTTTAGATGAGGATGAAGATGATCAAACGCTTCCAATTATTCAAATACAACAAACATTACAAGTCACTGAGATAAAAGAAACAACAGATCAAACACAGCCACCTGCTTACTTTAATGAGGCTACACTTTTATCAGCAATGGAAAATCCAGTTAAAT harbors:
- a CDS encoding GNAT family N-acetyltransferase translates to MIDFNAYVDVNMIEKNESLVFNVCQLLDSHHKIKTKEHILAVAQKSQQLAKQFHVNEDICLQSALLHDISVIINPNDMKKMAIENNYLLDKAEEKYPFLLHQMVSQWIAQDIFDIWDERILSAIACHTTLKASPSSYDMILFLADKIAWDQEGIPPYLERIEKGLEISLDKACYEYIRYLFENHQLLYPHQNIKDARDILYQKYLPITFRCWNKNDGEIFYKHSFSHELYQYMDKGFPKTLDECVKMVEILSQSHDDVKAVLLDGEIVGCIGGFFDSQNVVKLAYWLDVHYWNQGIMGIALEKFIQQLYIEKNVQYVYAKPFQKNIASQRLLEKLRFQKRNYDDQIITYVRKTC
- a CDS encoding DNA topoisomerase III, which encodes MSKTLVLAEKPSVGRDIARVLKCHKKINGALEGNQYIVTWALGHLVTLADPEAYDKKYKSWNMDDLPIMPKKVSLVVIGKTAKQYNAVKTQMLRQDVKDIVIATDAGREGELVARWIIDKAHVKKPLKRLWISSVTDKAILEGFKHLKDAKNYESLYQSAYSRSIADWFVGINATRALTCKYNAQLSCGRVQTPTLAMIAKQEDNIKHFVSQDYYGIKVLANDVWWTWQSAQKETRIFSHEKVVTLQQKICNQPLKVTDVKKTSKKTYAPLLYDLTELQRDANRIYGYSAKETLSIMQNLYEYHKVLTYPRTDSRYLTDDIVETIKERLEASRGGDYDNIIHKILKKRIKKQSHFVNNSKVSDHHAIIPTEEPAMLGSFTDGESKIYDLVLKRFLSVLLPAYEYEQTIMTGSIANEIFMTKGKTEKAMGWKEVYGKTLDEDEDDQTLPIIQIQQTLQVTEIKETTDQTQPPAYFNEATLLSAMENPVKFMQASSKTLNETLKNTGGLGTVATRADIIDKLFNTFLIEKRGQDIHVTAKGRQLLSLVPNDLRYPELTAKWELELSQIAQGKKQSQKFIQDIRQYTEVIIQEINESQATYKHDNLTTKKCPECGQPLLKVNGKKGEMLICSNRECKHRETLSLVTNARCPNCHKKLELVGSGDKQMFVCKTCGYRQQMSAFKKERETKKNMANKQDVKKYLKQQKQASTSVEDSPFAALLALKDNLK
- a CDS encoding P1 family peptidase — encoded protein: MKKGKHNSITDVKGIRVGHCTLESEHLHTGVTVVLPSHDNIFQNKLIAASHVINGFGKTTGLLQINELGTLESPIALTNTLSVGTVQQALVQYMLSIDKTIGKETGTVNVVVGECNDGYLNDIRACAITQQHVFEAIQNANIIFEQGSVGAGSGMSCFEMKGGIGSGSRIVTLNQKDYTIGILVLSNFGLMKDFIPFHQECSSDILEQGSIIMVIATDIPMSSRQLKRVCKRMSVPLSRLGSHLGNGSGDIAIAFSTAQVIPHQYHQDFLTIQEIHENCIDFVFRAAIDAGEEAIMNSLLYSKTCIGRDQHIRYSLKDMMKNKYNGGE
- a CDS encoding DsrE family protein — protein: MKVIYHVDELEKWQKCIANVKNMLSYAQENNELFEIEVLANSIAVTDLKKESDIEHDILFMIDNGVTVVACQNALNAQSLSSHQLIFGVFVVRAGVVELAVKQNQGFAYIKP